The following are encoded together in the Xanthomonas sacchari genome:
- the ruvX gene encoding Holliday junction resolvase RuvX produces MPESGLPEPGAPAPATIRRDGTVLGFDVGHRRIGVAVGSPFGTGARALAVIDVHAQGPDWPALDRLHAEWRPHGLVVGDPLTLDGADQPNRKRAHAFARELGTRYRLPVVLVDERSSSVEAAQRFAVDRAAGRKRRRDAAALDAVAAAVIVERWLAAPDDAIPLS; encoded by the coding sequence ATGCCTGAGTCCGGCCTGCCTGAGCCTGGTGCGCCGGCGCCCGCGACGATCCGCCGCGACGGCACAGTGCTCGGTTTCGACGTCGGCCACCGCCGCATCGGCGTGGCGGTCGGCAGCCCGTTCGGCACCGGCGCGCGCGCGCTGGCGGTGATCGACGTGCACGCGCAGGGGCCGGACTGGCCGGCACTGGACCGCCTGCACGCCGAATGGCGGCCGCACGGCCTGGTGGTCGGCGACCCGCTCACCCTCGACGGCGCCGACCAGCCCAACCGCAAGCGTGCGCACGCCTTCGCCCGCGAGCTCGGCACGCGCTACCGCCTGCCGGTGGTGCTGGTCGACGAACGCTCCAGTTCGGTCGAGGCCGCGCAACGCTTCGCGGTGGACCGCGCCGCCGGCCGCAAGCGCCGCCGCGACGCCGCCGCGCTGGACGCGGTGGCCGCCGCGGTGATCGTGGAGCGCTGGCTGGCCGCGCCCGACGACGCCATTCCCCTTTCCTGA
- a CDS encoding YqgE/AlgH family protein — protein sequence MSALPTPLANQLLIALPALSDPNFARSVALICQHDENGAMGVVVNRASEYTLGEVLEQMGIETIDATLREQVVLSGGPVHPERGFVIHDGAHGWDSSLAFADGLYLTTSRDVLEAMARGEGPRNAVVALGCAGWGAGQLEYELGENSWLTAPADAELLFELPLERRWQTAAGRIGVDLFRLTDYSGHA from the coding sequence ATGTCCGCTTTGCCCACGCCTCTGGCCAACCAACTGCTGATCGCGCTGCCGGCGCTGTCCGATCCCAACTTCGCCCGCAGCGTGGCGCTGATCTGTCAGCACGACGAAAACGGCGCGATGGGCGTGGTGGTCAACCGCGCCTCCGAATACACACTGGGCGAAGTGCTGGAGCAGATGGGCATCGAGACCATCGACGCCACGCTGCGTGAGCAGGTGGTGCTCAGCGGCGGCCCGGTGCATCCGGAGCGCGGCTTCGTCATCCACGACGGCGCGCACGGCTGGGATTCCAGCCTGGCGTTCGCCGACGGCCTGTACCTGACCACCTCGCGCGACGTGCTCGAGGCGATGGCGCGCGGCGAGGGCCCGCGCAACGCGGTGGTCGCGCTGGGCTGCGCCGGCTGGGGCGCCGGCCAACTGGAGTACGAACTGGGCGAGAACAGCTGGCTGACCGCACCGGCCGATGCCGAACTGCTGTTCGAGCTGCCGCTGGAGCGGCGCTGGCAGACCGCGGCCGGGCGCATCGGCGTGGACCTGTTCCGCCTCACCGACTACAGCGGGCATGCCTGA
- a CDS encoding DUF4153 domain-containing protein: MDTPPDLPRQTRAFIVLVALLQGALLYLAQRGAESGLWPFGSLGGQVCWYTLVLTVPTMTLLSVRHLGALRLWQHTIAVAVLVAALSAWAVWNATGAPGLRASEVLGPFGATLALAMFVLLPWLQCRLQHGRWQAPYRDLFEHAWQNALTLALALLFLGICWLVLWLWGALFTLVKLTLFRDLFRQTAFVYLATGTMFGLGILIGRTQQRAVQVMRQILFAICTGLLPLLAFVAVLFALSLPFTGLQPLWETRAAASILAAVVVTLVVFVNAVYQDGTADAPYPAWLQRVIDAGLLSLPLYAGLALYALWLRIAQYGWSIERFAGVLVAVVACGYACGYAWAVLRPGARWLQPLAPVNRVLSWVVIGLALATSSPLLDPYRLVVGDQLQRLADGRTSAAQLDLAYLRFDSGRRGYRAVQALREVPAFADDPVQRERLQRMLQRQKRWGDEDDETPRSDDPLQVRQRIVLAAGSADPDAAWWQALLAGRIEDANCRRAYAHCVALRRDLDGDGHEDVLLCNASVGYGVECRIHTDPGSGWRDVARTHFFPRHGDNAEALYQALRDGKLQVLPRRWPDLQLPGTQRTELYPADPNDQTD; the protein is encoded by the coding sequence ATGGACACGCCCCCCGACCTGCCACGCCAGACCCGCGCCTTCATCGTGCTGGTGGCCCTGCTGCAGGGCGCGCTGCTGTACCTGGCGCAGCGCGGCGCCGAGAGCGGCCTGTGGCCGTTCGGCTCGCTGGGCGGACAGGTGTGCTGGTACACCCTGGTGCTGACCGTGCCGACCATGACCCTGCTGTCGGTGCGGCACCTGGGCGCGCTGCGCCTGTGGCAGCACACCATCGCAGTGGCGGTGCTGGTGGCGGCCCTGTCCGCCTGGGCGGTGTGGAACGCCACCGGCGCGCCCGGCCTGCGCGCCAGCGAGGTGCTGGGCCCGTTCGGCGCGACCCTGGCGCTGGCGATGTTCGTGCTGCTGCCGTGGCTGCAGTGCCGGCTGCAGCACGGGCGCTGGCAGGCGCCGTACCGCGACCTGTTCGAGCACGCCTGGCAGAACGCGCTGACCCTGGCGCTGGCGCTGCTGTTCTTGGGGATCTGCTGGCTGGTGCTGTGGCTGTGGGGCGCGCTGTTCACGCTGGTCAAGCTGACCCTGTTCCGCGACCTGTTTCGGCAGACCGCCTTCGTCTATCTGGCCACCGGCACCATGTTCGGCCTGGGCATCCTGATCGGCCGCACCCAGCAGCGCGCGGTGCAGGTGATGCGGCAGATCCTGTTCGCGATCTGCACCGGGCTGCTGCCGCTGCTGGCATTCGTGGCGGTGCTGTTCGCGCTGAGCCTGCCGTTCACCGGCCTGCAGCCGCTGTGGGAAACCCGTGCGGCAGCCAGCATCCTGGCCGCCGTAGTGGTCACGCTGGTGGTGTTCGTCAATGCGGTGTACCAGGACGGCACCGCCGACGCGCCCTACCCGGCCTGGCTGCAACGGGTGATCGACGCCGGGCTGTTGAGCCTGCCGCTGTACGCGGGGCTCGCGCTGTACGCGCTGTGGCTGCGCATCGCGCAGTACGGCTGGAGTATCGAGCGCTTTGCCGGCGTGCTGGTCGCGGTGGTCGCCTGCGGCTACGCATGCGGTTATGCCTGGGCGGTGCTGCGCCCGGGCGCACGCTGGCTGCAGCCGCTGGCGCCGGTGAACCGGGTGTTGTCGTGGGTGGTGATCGGCCTGGCGCTGGCGACCAGTTCGCCGCTGCTGGACCCCTACCGCCTGGTCGTCGGCGACCAACTGCAGCGCCTGGCCGATGGCCGCACCAGCGCCGCGCAACTGGACCTGGCCTACCTGCGCTTCGACAGCGGCCGCCGTGGCTACCGCGCGGTGCAGGCGCTGCGCGAGGTGCCCGCGTTTGCCGACGATCCGGTGCAGCGCGAGCGCCTGCAGCGGATGCTGCAGCGCCAGAAGCGCTGGGGCGACGAGGACGACGAAACGCCGCGCAGCGACGATCCGCTGCAGGTGCGCCAGCGCATCGTGCTGGCCGCCGGCAGCGCGGATCCCGACGCCGCATGGTGGCAGGCGCTGCTGGCCGGGCGCATCGAGGACGCCAACTGTCGGCGCGCGTACGCGCACTGCGTGGCGCTACGCCGCGACCTGGACGGCGATGGACACGAGGACGTGCTGCTGTGCAATGCCAGCGTCGGCTATGGCGTCGAATGCCGCATCCACACCGACCCGGGCAGCGGCTGGCGCGACGTGGCGCGGACCCATTTCTTCCCGCGTCATGGCGACAACGCCGAGGCGCTGTACCAGGCGCTGCGCGACGGCAAGCTGCAGGTGCTGCCGCGGCGCTGGCCCGACCTGCAACTTCCCGGCACCCAGCGGACCGAGCTGTACCCCGCCGACCCCAACGACCAGACCGACTGA
- a CDS encoding DNA-3-methyladenine glycosylase I — protein MSSYCDIAPGHPVHGHYHDHEYGVPQRTEADLFERLVLEINQAGLSWELMLKKRAGFRAAYAGFDVDTVAAFGEADVLRLLGDAGIIRNRLKVQAAIHNAQVIQGLRASHGSFAAWLDAQHPRSKAEWIKLFKRTFRFTGGEITGEFLMSLGYLPGAHREDCPAFARIAQLDPPWMRAG, from the coding sequence ATGAGCAGCTATTGCGATATCGCCCCTGGCCATCCGGTGCATGGCCACTACCACGACCACGAGTATGGCGTGCCGCAACGCACCGAAGCCGACCTGTTCGAGCGGCTGGTGCTGGAGATCAACCAGGCCGGGCTGAGCTGGGAGCTGATGCTGAAGAAGCGCGCGGGTTTCCGCGCCGCCTACGCCGGCTTCGACGTGGACACGGTGGCGGCCTTCGGCGAGGCCGACGTGCTGCGCCTGCTCGGCGATGCCGGCATCATCCGCAACCGGCTCAAGGTGCAGGCGGCGATCCACAACGCGCAGGTGATCCAGGGGCTGCGGGCCAGCCACGGCAGCTTCGCCGCGTGGCTGGACGCTCAGCATCCGCGCAGCAAGGCGGAGTGGATCAAGCTGTTCAAGCGCACCTTCCGCTTCACCGGCGGCGAGATCACCGGCGAGTTCCTGATGAGCCTGGGCTACCTGCCCGGCGCGCACCGCGAAGACTGTCCGGCGTTCGCGCGCATCGCGCAGTTGGATCCGCCGTGGATGCGCGCCGGCTGA
- a CDS encoding DUF72 domain-containing protein: MALRIGISGWRYPRWRGVFYPSELTQRRELEYAARCFRSVELNGSFYSLQTPKSYTAWHDATPRGFVFAVKGPRFVTHLKRLRDCEQPLANFFASGLLALGPKLGPLLWQLPPSLAFDHDLLDAFLTLLPRTSEAALALARKRDTARMRERSVLRIDRNRRLRHALEVRHPSFATPEAVALLRKHRVALVQADTAGKWPYLEDVTADFLYLRLHGDAQLYASGYDDKALDAWARRIDAWHRGGEPADAQRVGPRAPTRVRRDVYCYFDNDMKVHAPFDARRLAQRLGVPTPCPARGDSDSDSDSED; encoded by the coding sequence ATGGCTTTGCGCATCGGCATTTCCGGCTGGCGCTACCCGCGCTGGCGCGGCGTCTTCTACCCGTCCGAGCTGACCCAGCGGCGGGAGCTGGAATATGCCGCGCGATGCTTCCGCTCGGTGGAACTCAACGGCTCGTTCTATTCGCTGCAGACCCCGAAGAGCTACACCGCCTGGCATGACGCCACGCCACGCGGCTTCGTGTTCGCGGTCAAGGGGCCGCGCTTCGTCACCCACCTGAAGCGGCTGCGCGACTGCGAGCAGCCGCTGGCCAATTTCTTCGCCTCCGGCCTGCTCGCATTGGGCCCGAAGCTGGGTCCGCTGCTGTGGCAACTGCCGCCGTCGCTGGCCTTCGATCACGACCTGCTGGATGCCTTCCTGACGCTGCTGCCGCGCACCAGCGAGGCCGCCCTGGCGCTGGCGCGCAAGCGCGACACTGCGCGCATGCGCGAACGCAGCGTGCTGCGGATCGACCGCAACCGGCGCCTGCGCCATGCGCTGGAAGTGCGCCACCCCAGCTTCGCCACGCCGGAGGCGGTGGCCTTGCTTCGGAAACATCGGGTGGCGCTGGTGCAGGCCGACACCGCCGGCAAGTGGCCGTATCTGGAAGACGTGACCGCCGATTTCCTGTACCTGCGCCTGCACGGCGATGCGCAACTCTATGCCAGCGGCTACGACGACAAGGCGCTCGACGCCTGGGCCAGGCGCATCGACGCCTGGCACCGCGGCGGCGAGCCGGCCGACGCACAGCGAGTCGGTCCTCGCGCCCCGACGCGGGTGCGCCGCGACGTGTACTGCTATTTCGACAACGACATGAAGGTACACGCGCCGTTCGACGCGCGGCGCCTGGCGCAACGGCTGGGCGTGCCGACGCCGTGCCCGGCGCGCGGCGACAGCGACAGCGACAGCGACAGCGAGGATTGA
- a CDS encoding FAD-dependent oxidoreductase has protein sequence MLRPGDAVAGDARHAVVIVGGGAAGCATALALAARGVEDVVVVDMGRAAGWRLGEALAPTASAALQRLGVWEAFLAQRPLASAGSCASWGRPELGYNDFIVAGQGKGWHVDRAAFDAMLAAAVPAQGGRLLRGLRLGAVGRAADGDHVLELQGEQGDVRRLRAGFLVDASGIAAAAVRRLGVARNEVDCLAFVAGVFALEQAEAIPSQALLEACADGWWYAAKLPDQRLMLALALEPRRQRHFLDRDVWLAAAQQTRHVAQWLAQGAARAPEADGLIAALGPSAILSRVVGADWLAVGDAASAYDPLTAHGIVKALQDGEAAAHALAAHLQGAGPAPLAAYQDGVFARFRAYLRERGALYARERRWAQAPFWQARLAG, from the coding sequence TTGCTTCGTCCGGGTGACGCGGTTGCCGGCGACGCTCGCCACGCCGTGGTGATCGTCGGCGGCGGCGCCGCCGGCTGCGCCACCGCGCTGGCGCTGGCCGCGCGCGGGGTCGAGGACGTGGTCGTGGTGGACATGGGTCGCGCGGCGGGCTGGCGGCTGGGCGAGGCGCTGGCGCCGACCGCCAGCGCGGCGCTGCAGCGGCTGGGCGTGTGGGAGGCGTTCCTGGCGCAGCGGCCGCTGGCCTCGGCCGGCAGTTGCGCCAGTTGGGGCCGGCCGGAGTTGGGCTACAACGATTTCATCGTCGCCGGCCAGGGCAAGGGCTGGCACGTGGACCGCGCCGCCTTCGACGCGATGCTGGCCGCGGCGGTGCCAGCGCAGGGCGGCAGGCTGTTGCGCGGCCTGCGCCTGGGCGCGGTCGGCCGCGCCGCCGATGGCGATCACGTGCTGGAGCTGCAAGGCGAGCAGGGCGACGTGCGCCGACTGCGCGCCGGGTTCCTGGTGGATGCCAGCGGTATCGCCGCCGCAGCCGTGCGGCGGCTGGGCGTTGCCCGCAACGAGGTGGACTGCCTGGCCTTCGTCGCCGGCGTGTTCGCGCTGGAGCAGGCCGAGGCGATTCCGTCGCAGGCCTTGCTGGAGGCCTGCGCCGACGGCTGGTGGTATGCGGCGAAGTTGCCGGACCAGCGGCTGATGCTGGCCCTGGCGCTGGAGCCGCGCCGGCAACGGCACTTCCTGGACCGCGACGTGTGGCTGGCGGCGGCGCAGCAGACCCGGCATGTCGCGCAGTGGTTGGCGCAGGGCGCGGCGCGCGCGCCCGAGGCTGATGGCCTGATCGCGGCGCTGGGGCCGTCGGCGATTCTCAGTCGCGTGGTGGGCGCCGACTGGCTGGCGGTGGGCGACGCGGCCAGCGCCTACGATCCGCTGACCGCCCACGGCATCGTCAAGGCCTTGCAGGACGGCGAGGCGGCCGCGCATGCGCTGGCGGCGCATCTGCAAGGCGCTGGCCCGGCACCGCTGGCGGCGTACCAGGACGGCGTGTTCGCGCGCTTCCGCGCCTACCTGCGCGAACGCGGGGCCTTGTACGCGCGCGAGCGGCGCTGGGCGCAGGCGCCGTTCTGGCAGGCGCGGCTGGCGGGCTGA
- a CDS encoding LodA/GoxA family CTQ-dependent oxidase — MTSNVFRVHPAIGIGRVGDSQEFYLAPVTAAGTRDADGRFGGLPVQPETESTPITAAQFRDADGNVKRQAARFHIYAYPSGSSGTYPNGGGVRVDVGSTIDGKTVKDIVWTVHLANKKLNNYSTVSQGGQFRGIGAYEEPGLLELRNPNYPDAANPADPNDPTRLRQLVIDAGPRALSAAAAGSSVVAFDMTTTASYADAGGTIQQQPAYPVSFPSMFHTLHEPLGKLDSLGDMRVEANGALIVAGGFARTSAVIGADGKYPELGDPTENGLWYDDAADGPVNAVLLFTDGSTASVQGAWYVTGDPGYAPQTRNVVSTWDDVYDVWVRTLGLVPSLYANGGFLPTYKPSFSDDIQPIFHAAMLQRWNTNLPSGAIKGHDTIGQIQPTDDPGAKIPNLKTLIRDPASAADTETGSPMMPLSLGDAQKSFLSVSSTQYFLLSQWHGNNYVQVGAPTLGPGEALDRATLQNCLGGRYSPGIEVSFPIRDVNLYVQDWQAKDCGPFRINQAPLDYGKASKDSAFLSFGYVPLQTHPVEPGDLSKFMSVPWHTDYNSCATHLPDPNPGQQTVNPNNTLFWSWPAERPFAVYPAALCQVDPDDDTWYLGSQVYSVRGAGTDSDYPAQAGRFQCYEDFVANWAKVGFLISGNQIAAPNGMPDYPPDMFLEVASGFDPGKEFVAPWPMADVPAFTSAAKPKCPSTEAEGLASSG; from the coding sequence ATGACCAGCAACGTGTTTCGCGTGCATCCGGCGATCGGCATCGGCCGCGTCGGCGACAGCCAGGAGTTCTATCTCGCGCCGGTCACCGCGGCCGGTACCCGCGATGCCGACGGCCGGTTCGGCGGACTGCCGGTGCAGCCGGAGACCGAATCCACGCCGATCACCGCCGCGCAATTCCGCGACGCCGACGGCAACGTCAAGCGCCAGGCCGCGCGCTTCCACATCTACGCCTACCCCAGCGGCAGTTCCGGCACCTATCCCAACGGCGGCGGCGTGCGCGTGGACGTGGGCAGCACGATCGACGGCAAGACGGTCAAGGACATCGTCTGGACCGTGCACCTGGCCAACAAGAAGCTCAACAACTATTCGACGGTGAGCCAGGGCGGCCAGTTCCGCGGCATCGGTGCCTACGAGGAGCCCGGCTTGCTGGAACTGCGCAACCCGAACTATCCCGATGCGGCCAATCCGGCCGATCCCAACGATCCGACGCGGTTGCGGCAGTTGGTGATCGATGCTGGCCCGCGCGCACTCAGCGCCGCCGCCGCGGGCAGCAGCGTGGTCGCCTTCGACATGACCACCACCGCCAGCTACGCCGATGCCGGCGGCACGATCCAGCAGCAGCCGGCCTATCCGGTCAGCTTCCCCTCGATGTTCCATACGCTGCACGAACCGCTCGGCAAGCTCGATTCGTTGGGCGACATGCGCGTGGAGGCCAACGGCGCGCTGATCGTGGCCGGCGGCTTCGCCCGGACCTCGGCGGTGATCGGGGCCGACGGCAAGTATCCGGAGTTGGGCGACCCGACCGAGAACGGCCTGTGGTACGACGATGCCGCCGATGGCCCGGTCAATGCCGTGTTGCTCTTCACCGACGGCAGCACCGCCAGCGTGCAGGGCGCGTGGTATGTCACCGGCGATCCGGGCTATGCGCCGCAGACCCGCAACGTGGTGTCCACCTGGGACGACGTCTACGACGTGTGGGTACGTACACTGGGCCTGGTGCCGTCGCTGTACGCCAACGGCGGGTTCCTGCCGACCTATAAGCCGTCCTTCAGCGACGACATCCAGCCGATCTTCCACGCGGCGATGCTGCAGCGGTGGAACACCAATCTGCCGTCGGGGGCGATCAAGGGCCACGACACGATCGGGCAGATCCAGCCCACCGACGATCCGGGCGCCAAGATTCCCAACCTGAAGACGCTGATCCGCGATCCGGCTTCCGCTGCGGACACCGAGACCGGCTCGCCGATGATGCCGCTGTCGCTGGGCGATGCGCAGAAGAGTTTCCTCAGCGTCAGTTCCACCCAGTACTTCCTGCTGAGCCAGTGGCACGGCAACAACTACGTGCAGGTGGGCGCGCCGACGCTGGGGCCGGGCGAAGCGCTGGATCGCGCCACGCTGCAGAACTGCCTGGGCGGCCGCTACAGCCCCGGCATCGAGGTGTCGTTCCCGATCCGCGACGTCAACCTCTACGTGCAGGACTGGCAGGCCAAGGACTGTGGTCCGTTCCGCATCAACCAGGCGCCGCTGGACTACGGCAAGGCGAGCAAGGACAGCGCGTTCCTGAGCTTCGGCTATGTGCCGCTGCAAACGCATCCGGTGGAGCCGGGCGATCTGTCCAAATTCATGTCGGTGCCCTGGCATACCGACTACAACTCCTGCGCCACCCATCTGCCCGATCCCAATCCCGGGCAGCAGACGGTCAATCCGAACAATACCCTGTTCTGGTCGTGGCCGGCGGAGCGGCCATTCGCCGTGTACCCGGCGGCGCTGTGCCAGGTCGATCCGGACGACGACACCTGGTACCTGGGGTCACAGGTCTACTCGGTGCGCGGCGCCGGCACCGACAGCGACTATCCGGCGCAGGCCGGGCGCTTCCAGTGCTACGAGGATTTCGTCGCCAACTGGGCCAAGGTCGGCTTCCTGATCAGCGGCAACCAGATCGCCGCACCGAACGGCATGCCCGACTATCCGCCGGATATGTTCCTGGAAGTGGCGAGCGGGTTCGACCCGGGCAAGGAATTCGTGGCGCCCTGGCCGATGGCGGACGTACCCGCCTTCACGTCCGCGGCGAAGCCGAAGTGCCCCAGTACCGAGGCCGAAGGGCTTGCTTCGTCCGGGTGA
- a CDS encoding YitT family protein, whose translation MPDDGTVVTAGPLTPPPDSAGTVQDARALRHSVAEDVQGMVLATLVASLGLAVFAHGGLMIGGMAGVAFLLHYALGWNFGLMFVLVNLPFYWLAVRRMGWEFTLKTFVAVAACGLLTDLLPRWAQWARMTPLFSALVGGALVGLGILFFIRHRASLGGVGILAVYLQRSRGWSAGKVQMSFDAALMAVAFWLLAPQQVLYSAIGAVVLSLVLMFNHRAGRYMGV comes from the coding sequence TTGCCCGACGACGGCACCGTCGTCACCGCTGGACCGCTGACGCCGCCGCCGGATTCGGCCGGCACCGTGCAGGATGCGCGCGCGCTGCGCCACAGCGTGGCTGAGGACGTGCAGGGGATGGTGCTGGCGACCCTGGTGGCCTCGCTGGGGCTGGCGGTGTTCGCCCATGGCGGCCTGATGATCGGCGGCATGGCCGGCGTGGCCTTCCTGCTGCACTACGCGCTGGGCTGGAACTTCGGCCTGATGTTCGTGCTGGTCAACCTGCCGTTCTATTGGCTGGCGGTGCGGCGCATGGGCTGGGAATTCACCCTCAAGACCTTCGTCGCGGTCGCCGCCTGCGGCCTGCTGACCGATCTGCTGCCGCGCTGGGCGCAGTGGGCGAGGATGACGCCGCTGTTCTCGGCGCTGGTCGGCGGCGCGCTGGTCGGGCTCGGCATCCTGTTCTTCATCCGCCACCGCGCCAGCCTGGGCGGCGTCGGCATCCTTGCGGTCTACCTGCAGCGCAGCCGCGGCTGGAGCGCGGGCAAGGTGCAGATGAGCTTCGACGCGGCGCTGATGGCGGTGGCGTTCTGGCTGCTGGCGCCGCAACAGGTGCTGTACTCGGCGATCGGCGCGGTGGTGCTGAGCCTGGTGCTGATGTTCAACCATCGCGCCGGGCGCTACATGGGCGTGTGA
- a CDS encoding MFS transporter, with product MQTDNPYAAPVATLPDTESAAATADPLSMLFAPSTAKLALLCATSFGWYALYWFYRNWRALRLLSGRRRISPVWRSVFSLIWVFACFRGLERTIGAQRGVLVGWLGPALAYVCLSLLGAWPSALSLLTLLTWTPLLLVNQRLARFKQARGLPRSAAERFTAWTWTWLAIAGPVALLVVVGMVMAIVGSPHHIEVDLPAR from the coding sequence ATGCAAACAGACAACCCCTACGCCGCTCCCGTCGCCACGCTGCCCGACACCGAGAGCGCTGCGGCGACCGCCGACCCTCTGTCCATGCTGTTCGCGCCTTCGACGGCCAAGCTGGCGTTGCTGTGCGCGACCAGCTTCGGCTGGTATGCGCTGTACTGGTTCTACCGCAACTGGCGCGCCTTGCGCCTGCTGTCCGGGCGCCGGCGCATCTCGCCGGTGTGGCGTTCGGTGTTCTCGTTGATCTGGGTGTTCGCCTGCTTTCGCGGGCTTGAACGCACCATCGGCGCGCAGCGCGGCGTGCTGGTCGGCTGGCTCGGGCCAGCGTTGGCCTATGTCTGCCTGAGCCTGCTGGGCGCGTGGCCGTCGGCGCTGTCGCTGTTGACGCTGCTGACGTGGACGCCGCTCCTGCTGGTCAACCAGCGCCTGGCGCGGTTCAAGCAGGCGCGCGGCCTGCCGCGCAGCGCCGCCGAACGCTTCACTGCCTGGACGTGGACGTGGCTGGCCATCGCCGGGCCGGTGGCGCTGCTGGTGGTGGTGGGAATGGTGATGGCGATCGTGGGGTCGCCGCATCACATCGAGGTCGACTTGCCGGCTCGCTAG